Below is a window of Arthrobacter sp. SLBN-112 DNA.
CAATGACCAGATCCAGGTCGCCCGAAACATGACCCCGGAATGGGAAGAGGAAGACTGAGCATGAGCCGCCACACACTTTCCGTCCTGGTTGAGGACAAGCCCGGGGTCCTGACCCGCGTGGCCAGCCTCTTCGCGCGCCGCGCCTTCAACATCAACTCCCTGGCCGTCGGCCCCACCGAAGTACCGGGCGTGTCCCGGATGACGGTGGTGGTCGATGCCGACGGCGACCTCATCGAGCAGGTCACCAAGCAGCTCAACAAACTGATCAACGTGATCAAGATCGTTGAGCTGACCCCAGAATCTTCCGTACAGCGCGACCACATCCTGGTCAAGGTACGTGCGGATGCCGCAACACGCCTGCAGGTAACCCAGGCCGCAGACCTGTTCCGTGCCTCAGTGGTGGACGTCTCCACCGACTCGGTCGTCATTGAGGCCACCGGCCATCCGGAAAAGCTCACAGCCCTGCTTTCAGTGCTGGAGCCCTTCGGCATCCGCGAAATCGTGCAGTCCGGCACCCTGGCCGTTGGACGGGGATCCCGCTCCATGAGTGACCGGGCCCTCCGTTCCGCCTAGGCACCAGCCCGGGCGGGACCTGACGCCCGTAACCGCAGCACCGCAAGACCACTATCTACAACCACTCAAGAGGAGTTACGCAAGTGACTGAAATGTTCTACGACGACGACGCCGACCTTTCCATCATCCAGGGCCGCAAGGTTGCCATCGTTGGCTACGGCTCGCAGGGCCACGCCCACGCGCTGAACCTGCGCGATTCCGGCGTCGAGGTTGTTATCGCCCTGAAGGAAGGCTCCAAGTCGATCGCCAAGGCCGAAGACGCCGGCTTCACGGTCAAGAACGTTGCCGACGCCGCCGAATGGGCCGACGTCATCATGATCCTGGCGCCGGACCAGCACCAGCGCGCGATCTACAACGATTCCATCAAGGACAAGCTGACCCCCGGCAAGGCCCTCGCCTTCGCCCACGGCTTCAACATCCGCTTCGGTTACATCCAGGCCCCCGAGGGCGTCGACGTCATCCTGATCGCCCCGAAGGCTCCGGGCCACACCGTCCGCCGCGAGTTCGAAGCCGGCCGCGGCATCCCGGACATCATCGCCGTCGAGCAGGACGCCTCCGGTTCCGCCTGGGAACTGGCCAAGTCCTACGCCAAGGCCATCGGCGGCACCCGTGCGGGCGTCATCAAGACCACCTTCACCGAAGAAACCGAAACCGACCTCTTCGGCGAGCAGTCCGTGCTCTGCGGCGGAGTGTCCCAGCTGATCCAGTACGGCTTCGAAACCCTCACCGAAGCCGGCTACCAGCCGCAGATCGCCTACTTCGAGGTGCTGCACGAGCTCAAGCTCATCGTTGACCTCATGTGGGAAGGCGGCATCGCCAAGCAGCGCTGGAGCGTTTCCGACACCGCCGAGTACGGCGACTACGTCTCCGGCCCGCGCGTCATCACCCCCGAGGTGAAGGAAAACATGAAGGCCGTCCTGGCCGACATCCAGTCCGGTGCATTCGCCAAGCGCTTCATCGAGGACCAGGACAACGGCGGAGTCGAGTTCAAGGCGCTGCGCGCCAAGGCAGAGCAGCACCCCATCGAGGCTGTTGGCCGCGAGTTGCGCTCCCTGTTCTCCTGGCAGCAGCAGGACGTGGACTACGTGGAAGGCTCCGCAGCCCGCTAAGGCTGCCAGCCCAACCACTTGGACCGCAACGGTGAGGCCGGGTTCACACTTAACAATGTGAGCCCGGCCTTTCCGTCGGCCTAGACTTGTTTCCATCCCCAGGACTGCAACGCAGAGGATCAGCCGTGTCAAAACCCGTAGTACTGCTCGCCGAAGAACTTTCCCCCGCCACCGTCGAGGCCCTCGGCCCGGACTTTGAAATCCGCCAGACTGACGGCGCCGACCGTTCCCAGCTGCTCTCGGCGATCAGTGACGTAGACGCGATCCTGGTCCGCTCCGCCACCCAGGTGGACGCCGAAGCCATCGCAGCGGCCAAGAACCTGAAAGTCATCGCCCGCGCCGGCGTGGGCCTGGACAACGTCGACATCAAGGCCGCCACCCAGGCCGGTGTCATGGTGGTCAACGCCCCAACGTCCAACATCGTTTCCGCGGCCGAACTGACCGTGGGCCACATCCTCAGCCTGGCCCGCCACATTCCGCAGGCCAGCGCCGCCCTCAAGGACGGCGAGTGGAAGCGCTCCAAGTACACCGGTATCGAACTCTTCGAAAAGAAGATCGGCATCATCGGCCTCGGCCGGATCGGTGCCCTCGTGGCAGCCCGGCTCAAGGGCTTCGACACCAAGATCCTCGCCTACGACCCCTACATCACCTCCGCCCGCGCAGCGCAGCTTGGTGTGCAGCTGGTTACGCTGGACGAACTCCTTGCCCAGTCCGACTTCATCACCATCCACATGCCCAAGACGCCCGAGACCGTGGGCATGCTCGGCGCAGACGCCTTCAAGAAGATGAAGAGCACCGCCTACGTGGTCAACGTGGCCCGCGGCGGACTCGTGGACGAGGAAGCCCTCTTCACGGCCCTGCAGGACGGCGAAATCGCCGGTGCCGGCGTCGACGTCTTTGCCAAGGAACCCAGCACCGACCTGCCGTTCTTCAAGCTCGACAACGTGGTGGTGACCCCGCACCTGGGCGCCTCGACGGATGAAGCCCAGGAAAAGGCCGGCGTCTCCGTGGCCAAGTCTGTCCGCCTGGCCCTCGCCGGCGAACTGGTGCCGGACGCCGTCAACGTTGCCGGCGGCGTCATCGCACCCGACGTCCGCCCGGGCATCCCGCTGATCGAAAAGCTGGGCCGCATCTTCACCGCGCTGACCCATGCCTCCCTGACCCAGTTCGACGTCGAAGTGGCCGGCGAAATTTCGTCCCTCGACGTCAAGGTGCTGGAGCTGGCAGCGCTGAAGGGCATCTTCGCCGACATCGTGACCGAGCAGGTGTCCTACGTCAACGCACCCGTCATCGCCGAACAGCGTGGCATCAACGTCCGCCTGATCACCACCCCGGACACCGAGTCGTACCGCAATGTCCTGACGCTCCGCGGTGCCCTGAGCGACGGCAGCCAGATCTCCGTGGCCGGCACCCTGACCGGCCCCAAGCAGGTGGAGAAGCTGGTGGGCATCAACGGCTTCGAAGTTGAAATCCCCATCAGTGAGCACCTGGTGGTGGTGGCCTACACCGACCGCCCCGGCGTCATCGGCACCATCGGCCACATCCTGGGCATGAACAACATCAACATCGCCGGCATGCAGGTTGCCCGTTCCGACGAAGGCGGCCAGGTACTCGCCCTGCTGACCATCGACAGCTCCGTTCCCCAGCAGGTGCTGGACGCCATCAAGGCCGGTATCGGCGCTGAAATGGTCCGGGAAGTGGACCTGGAAGACTAACGCGACACACCGGCCGAAACGCCGTAGCCGCTCCTCCGCGCGGGCACGCCCCGGCGTAGCCACGTATGATTGGCCGGTCTGCTTACAATGGCTGGGTCCTGGTTCAGGACCGTAGCCGGCAGACCGGCCAATACCTTTTGCACATCCGTCCGCCATTGCCCACGTCTGCCCGGGCGGTTGGAAGTGCGCGCACGCAATCCAGGTTTCAGGGAGTTCCATGAACGCCGTCCAGAGGTTCATCAGAAGCAGGGTGCTGCTGTTGACCGCGGCCATCTTGATCGCAGCCATGTGCTTGTCGGTCGTCGTCCAAAGCCAGTCACAGGCCGCGCTCAACCGGACAATCGACGAAAATTCGAGGGGGCTTTACGACATCCTGGTCCAGGCCAAGGCGCCCTCCGGAGCACTCCTCCAGCCCGAGATCGCCAATGGCGCCGGCGGCATTGGATTCGACCAGCTGGACTCCATCCGCAAACTCTCCGGAACGTCCGTGGCGGCCCCGATCAGCCTCGTTTCGCGGGTGACCCAGAACCTTGAAACACCCCGGCTCGACGCCATGGACTACCTCGGCTACAACGCCGGGCTGGCCGGTACCGCGACGGCTGACCAGGCCGCGGGTGCCACCGCCCCGAACCAGTGGCCGGCGGCGGAATCGGTACTCAGCGACACTGCAAAGAAGTACCGCCTGACCGCCAGCGCCGTGAGCTCCGACGGCAACTCCGAGCAGACCCTCTTCAAAACCACTGCCGAGGGCACCCTGGGCAAGGCGCGCCTCGTCGAGGAAAAGGCGCAGGGCGGCAGCAGCATCCGCATCGCCGCACCTGCGGGCGAGACAGGCATCAAGTTCCCCGCCCCCGCCGGCGGCTCCGAACACAACCTCTTCAACCTCTCCGTGGCCCTGCCGCTCGCCCCTGAGGTCACCGAATCCGTCGTGGCAGTGGACCCCGCGGCCGAACGGGCCCTGCTGGGTTCAGCGGGCGACTTCCTCGCCCCGCTGGAAAAGGCGCCCCCCGCCGACGCCCGTGACGCCGGCGCCGTGGGCCGGTACCTGGAAGGCCTCTTCACCAGCGGGATCAGCATGGACCAGCTCAAGGAAGGACCGGACTTCCTCGGGGTGAAGCTCAAGTACTGGGCCCCCCTGATGACCCAGTATCAGCAGGCCAAGCGCACCGGCCAGCTCACCAGCGGCTCGCAGGCCGTTCCGCTGATCGTGCGCTCCGGCACGTCGCTGGACCTGAAGTACAACGTCAAGATCGAGGAGATCGACGACGCCGGCAAGGTGGTCAAGGACGTCGGCACCGTTTCCAAGTCGTTGGGCAAGGATTACCTGCCGTTCGTTTCCAAGGACCCCTTCGTGCTGTCATGGCCGGGTTCCACGGACCACTCGTCGCTGCTGGGCAACAACGGCAACTTCAACCAGGGCCTGTACACGCCCGCCAAGTGGAGCACCAATTTCGCCGGCGCTCCCAAGTACACCGACGGCGACACCGCGGCCAACGGTGCCGTGGACAAGACTGCCGTGCCCGGTGACTGGGTCACCGTGAACCGCTTGCCGGACAAGGCCGCCAATGGCGCCCCCGTGGACCAGACGCAGCGCGACCCGGTAGACGAGCGCTCCTACCGGGACAACCTGTCCACGGGCCAGCAGCAGCCGGCCCAGCCGCTGCCCATGGTGTACGGCACGTTCGACCCCGCTGCCGTGGCCGCCGCTTCCGGCGACGTCAACAAGCTGCCGCTGGGCGGCTATGACCCCACGCCGTTCACCCTGGTCAAGGACGCCGCAGGCAAGGACGTCCCCGCCGCGGAACTCAAGCCGTCCCTGAGTGCCACCGGCCTGGCGAGCCAGTCCGCCGGTGCGATCACCGACTACTACGGACTTGCCGCAGCCCGGGGCTACAAGCAGAACGCCGCAGTAATCGATGCCGTCCGCGTCCGCGCCAAGGCTCCGGGCAGCTGGAAAGAAGCCCAGCCCGAGGTGGAGAAGCTCGCCGCCGAAATCCGGGACATGGGACTGGACGCCACGATCGTGGCAGGTTCGGCCCGCGAGGACACCAGCATCGCCGTCCCCGGCTACTCCAAGGACGGAGCGGGCAAGGAGTCCCCGCTGGGAACCGTCCAGCAGTCCTGGGTCCGGCAGAACGCAGCCGACGCCGTGGCCGGATCCCTGTCCGGTACCAACGTCACCCTGCTGTTCCTGACCCTGTGCGGCGCGGCCCTGCTGACCGGGGCGTCAACTGTCAGCTACATCCGGAAACGCCGCAGCGAGGCCGGAACCCTGCGGGCCATGGGCTGGACGCAGCGGCGGATCCGCAGCTGGGTCCTTGAGGAGTTCGGCGTCGGCGCCGTGCTGCTTGCCGCCGCCGGAATCCTGCTGAGCTTGTTGAGCTGGAGCCTGCCGACCGCCCTGGTGTGCGCCGCCGTCGTGGTCCTCTACTGCGGCGCGGCCCTGTTCGCCGCGCAGCAGCTCCGCCACCGCGACGTGGTGGACCAGGAACCGCAGCATGACGAACGGCTCATCCCGGTCGATTCGCCGCTGACCTTCGCCAACCGGCAGCTGGGCACCAACAAGTTCAACACGTTGTCGCTGGCTGTGGCGGTGGGTGTCTTCGGTGCCGCGGTCGGCGGCCTGATCTCCTTGCTGATCGACATTCCACGGGCCGCGGGTGCCAGCGCCCTCAGCGGCCTCGCCGCGGCGAGCGTGACGCTGCCCAGCATCCTGCTGGCTCTTGCCGGCGTGGCTGTGGGGCTGGTGCTTACCCTGGTGACCGGCCGCTTTGAGCTAAACGCCAAGCGCCAATACCTGGGGATCCTCGAGGCGATGGGTTGGAACCCGGACATGCTCCGCCAGGTTCGCTTGTTCGAAAACGCGCTCGTGGGAACCGTGGCCTTGCCGCTGGGCGTGCTGGGCGCCTTGGGCATCGGCCTGCTGCTGGCACCCTACGCGGCCATCTGGGCAGCGGTGGCCGGGCTGGTGGCTGTACTTTGCTGGATACCGATTGCAACGAAAGTGGTCCAATGACAAACCCGACGAATGTCCAGCGCAGCCGCCGGAGCGGCTCCAATGAGGTCCCCCTGCAGACCCGGGCCAACACCATCGTCAAGTCGGCCGATCACGCCACCCCGCTCGAGATGCGCGATATCACCATCCGTTATGGCGGCGGAAAGGGCGGCGCGGACGCCGTCAGCGTGGTGGAGGGCTTCGACCTGACCCTGCACGCGGGGGAAATGCACTGCGTTGCCGGCCGAAGCGGCTCGGGCAAGACCAGCATCCTGACCGTCGGCGCGGGGCTCACCTTGCCGACGTCGGGCCGGGTCTTCTGGGAAGGCGACTCGCTCGAAAGCATGGGCGACGACGAAATCGCCGACCGCCGCCGTGCGCTCATCGGCTACGTGGACCAGGGTGGTGCCCTGATTGACGGCATGAGCGCCCTCGAGAACGTCCTCCTGCCCGCCGTCCCCGACGGCGAGGTGGACCAGCGGCGGGACATGGCCAAGGACCTGCTGGACCTGGTGGGGCTGGGCCGCCGCATGCGGCACCGCCCGGCCCAGCTGTCCGGTGGTGAACGGCAGCGCGTGGCCATTGCCCGGGCCTTGATCCTGGGCACCAGGGTCCTGGTGGTGGACGAACCCACCGCCAGCCTGGACCGCGCCTCCGCCAACCGCATCATCAGCATCCTGAAGGACACCACCTCCGACGGCATCGCCGTCCTGGTGGCCTCGCATGACCACGAACTGGTCCGGCTCAGCGATACCCTGACAGAACTGATCTAGCCCACCCACTTACGCACCGAAGGTAAACGTCCGACCGTGACTGCTCCAGAGAAAACGCCGTTCTACATCACCACGGCCATCACCTACCCCAACGGCGTGCCGCACATCGGGCATGCCTATGAGTACATAGCAACCGACGCCATGGCGCGCTTCAAGCGGCTGGACGGCTATGACGTGATGTTCCTGACCGGCACGGACGAGCACGGCATGAAGATCGCCCAGGCCGCGGAGAAGGAAGGCATCGCGCCCAAGGAACTGGTGGACCGGAACGTCGCGGTCTACAAGGAGACCCACTCCGCCCTGGGCATCAGCTACGACCGGTTCATCCGCACCACGGACGCGGACCACTACGCCGCCTCGCAGGCCATCTGGAAGAAAATGGAGGCCAACGGCGATATCTACCTCGACAAATACGAGGGCTGGTACTCCGTGCGAGACGAGGCGTTCTACGCCGAGGATGAGACCGTGGTGAAGGACGACGGCGTGCGCTACTCGAAAGAGACGGACACCGAGGTGACGTGGACGGCGGAGGAGAGCTACTTCTTCCGGCTGTCCGCCTACCAGGACAAGCTGCTGGCCCTCTACGAATCCCACCCGGAGTTCGGCGCCCCGCAGTACAGGTTCAACGAGGTCATCAGCTTCGTCAAGCGCGGCCTGGAGGACCTGTCCGTCAGCCGGACCACGTTCGACTGGGGTGTCCCCGTCCCGGGCAACGACAAGCACGTCATGTACGTGTGGGTGGACGCGCTGACCAACTACCTCACCGGCGTGGGCTATCCGGACACGGAGTCGGAGAAGTTCCGGAAGTACTGGCCCGCCGACCTCCACATCATCGGCAAGGATATCTCCCGCTTCCACGCCATCTACTGGCCTGCGTTCCTGATGAGCGCCGGACTGGAACTGCCCAAGCGCGTCATGATCCACGGATTCCTGAACAACAACGGGGTCAAGATGTCCAAGTCCTTGGGCAACGTGGTGGCACCCGCCGACTTCGTGGCCCGCTACGGTCTGGACCAGGTGCGCTTCTTCTTCCTGCGGGAGGTCCCGTTCGGCGCGGACGGCAGCTACAACCACGAGGCCATCTTGGGCCGGATGAACTCTGACCTGGCGAACAACTTCGGCAACCTCGCCCAGCGCTCCCTGTCCATGGTGGCCAAGAACTGCGGTGCCGCCGTACCCGAACCCGGAGAGTTCACCGCGGCCGACACCGCCATCCTGGCCCAGGCCAACGGCCTGCTCGACGCCGCACGTGCCGCCTTCGACAAGCAGGAATTCAGCCGCGCGCTGGAGGCCATCTGGGCCGTGCTGGGGGACACCAACGCCTACTTTGCCGAGCAGGCGCCCTGGGTACTCCGGAAGACCGACGTCGAGCGCATGAACACGGTGCTGTACGTAACGCTGGAGGTGCTGCGGATCGTGGCGGTCCTCGCCCAGCCGGTCATGCCCGGCGCCACCGCGAAGCTCCTGGACGCACTGGGCCAGCCCGAAGGCGGCCGCCAGTTCGCCGCGATCGCAACTCCGATCGTCCCCGGCACGGCGCTGCCCGCTCCCGCTCCCGTGTTCCCCAAGTTCGAGGAACCGGCCGAATAGGGCGGCAAACCGTTCCGGGACGACGCGTCCTTGTCCACATTTTGGGATAGGTTGACCAGCATATGGATGTCTTGGCTACCCTGAAATCATGAGCGCATCCTCCATCGATCTTGCAGTTATCCCCGGCGACGGCATCGGCCCTGAAGTTATTGCCGAGGCCCTCAAAGTCCTCGAAAAGGCTGTGGCCGCGGAGGGCGTGCAGCTCAAACCAACGCATTACGACCTGGGCGCCGAGCACTGGCTTGCCACCGGCGAAACCCTGCCTGACCACGTCCTGGCGGACCTGAAGACGCGCGACGCGATCCTCTTCGGCGCTGTCGGTGCCGCCCCGGGCGATACCCGCATCCCGTCCGGCATCATCGAGCGCGAACTGCTCCTCAAGCTCCGTTTCAGCCTGGACCACTACGTCAACCTGCGGCCCTCGCGGCTCTACGGGACAGTTGGCAGCCCGCTGGCAAACCCCGGAACCATCGACTTCATCGTGGTGCGTGAAGGAACCGAGGGCCCCTACGTGGGCAACGGTGGGACGTTGCGTGCCGGAACCCCGCACGAGGTAGCCACCGAAGTGTCCCTGAACACCGCCCACGGTGTGGAGCGCGTGGTCCGCGATGCCTTCCGCCGCGCCAGTCTCCGGGAACGCAAGCACGTCACCCTGGTCCACAAGCACAACGTCCTGGTCTTCGCCGGGCATCTCTGGAAGCGCACCGTCGAGGCCGTCGCCAAGGAATTCCCCGGGGTCACCCACGACTACCTGCATGTTGACGCCGCCACCATCTTCATGGTCACGGACCCGTCCCGCTTCGACGTGATCGTCACCGACAACCTGTTCGGCGACATCATCACCGACCTCGCCGCTGCCATCACGGGCGGCATCGGCCTGGCGGCATCGGGCAACATCAACATGGACCGCACCGCGCCCTCCATGTTCGAGCCCGTCCACGGTTCCGCGCCGGACATCGCCGGCCAGGGCAAGGCGGACCCCACCGCTGCCATCCTCTCCGCGGCACTCCTGCTGGACCACCTGGGCTACGCCGAAGCCGCACGCAGGATCGAAGCCGCTGTGGTTGCGGACGTCGAAAAGCGCGACGGCACCGCCCGCAGCACCAGCGCCGTGGGCGACGCCATCGCCGCCGGACTCTAGCCCACGCCGGGGGCCCCGGCATCGGGCGTAAGCTTGTCTCGAATCACCAAATGCCGCCTCGCTTTTCAGCGCTGAACCCCGGGGCGGCCGATCGTGGAGGAACCATGACTCAGACCGCCCATGGCGTCGAATTCACCCGGCAGCCTTCGGCAAACCCGAAGTCCGCCGAAGAGCGTGCAGCCATCCTGGCAAACCCGGGATTCGGCAACTACTTCACCGACCACACTGCCATCGTCGACTACAGTGTGGACGCGGACGGCAACGGCGGCTGGCACGATGCCCGGATCGAGCCGTACGGCCCGATCGTCCTTGACCCCTCCGCCGCGGTCTTCCACTACGGCCAGGAAATCTTCGAAGGACTCAAGGCCTACCGGCACGCTGACGGCTCCGTCTGGACCTTCAGGCCCGAGGCGAACGCGGCGCGGCTGAACAAGTCGGCCCGCCGCCTGGCCCTGCCCGAACTGCCGGCCGAATACTTCCTCGGTGCCATCCGCGAGCTGGTGGCCGCCGACAAGGAATGGGTGCCCTCCGGCGACGGCGAAGCCCTCTACCTGCGGCCCTTCATGATCGCCACCGAGGCGTTCCTGGGTGTCCGCGCCGCCCGTGAAGTGTCCTTCCGGGTGATCGCCTCACCCGCCGGCAACTACTTCGGCGGCGAGCTGAAGCCGGTCTCCATCTGGATCTCGCGCCAGTACGCCCGTGCCGGCCGCGGTGGTACCGGCGAT
It encodes the following:
- the ilvN gene encoding acetolactate synthase small subunit, with product MSRHTLSVLVEDKPGVLTRVASLFARRAFNINSLAVGPTEVPGVSRMTVVVDADGDLIEQVTKQLNKLINVIKIVELTPESSVQRDHILVKVRADAATRLQVTQAADLFRASVVDVSTDSVVIEATGHPEKLTALLSVLEPFGIREIVQSGTLAVGRGSRSMSDRALRSA
- the ilvC gene encoding ketol-acid reductoisomerase, translated to MTEMFYDDDADLSIIQGRKVAIVGYGSQGHAHALNLRDSGVEVVIALKEGSKSIAKAEDAGFTVKNVADAAEWADVIMILAPDQHQRAIYNDSIKDKLTPGKALAFAHGFNIRFGYIQAPEGVDVILIAPKAPGHTVRREFEAGRGIPDIIAVEQDASGSAWELAKSYAKAIGGTRAGVIKTTFTEETETDLFGEQSVLCGGVSQLIQYGFETLTEAGYQPQIAYFEVLHELKLIVDLMWEGGIAKQRWSVSDTAEYGDYVSGPRVITPEVKENMKAVLADIQSGAFAKRFIEDQDNGGVEFKALRAKAEQHPIEAVGRELRSLFSWQQQDVDYVEGSAAR
- the serA gene encoding phosphoglycerate dehydrogenase; translated protein: MSKPVVLLAEELSPATVEALGPDFEIRQTDGADRSQLLSAISDVDAILVRSATQVDAEAIAAAKNLKVIARAGVGLDNVDIKAATQAGVMVVNAPTSNIVSAAELTVGHILSLARHIPQASAALKDGEWKRSKYTGIELFEKKIGIIGLGRIGALVAARLKGFDTKILAYDPYITSARAAQLGVQLVTLDELLAQSDFITIHMPKTPETVGMLGADAFKKMKSTAYVVNVARGGLVDEEALFTALQDGEIAGAGVDVFAKEPSTDLPFFKLDNVVVTPHLGASTDEAQEKAGVSVAKSVRLALAGELVPDAVNVAGGVIAPDVRPGIPLIEKLGRIFTALTHASLTQFDVEVAGEISSLDVKVLELAALKGIFADIVTEQVSYVNAPVIAEQRGINVRLITTPDTESYRNVLTLRGALSDGSQISVAGTLTGPKQVEKLVGINGFEVEIPISEHLVVVAYTDRPGVIGTIGHILGMNNINIAGMQVARSDEGGQVLALLTIDSSVPQQVLDAIKAGIGAEMVREVDLED
- a CDS encoding FtsX-like permease family protein is translated as MNAVQRFIRSRVLLLTAAILIAAMCLSVVVQSQSQAALNRTIDENSRGLYDILVQAKAPSGALLQPEIANGAGGIGFDQLDSIRKLSGTSVAAPISLVSRVTQNLETPRLDAMDYLGYNAGLAGTATADQAAGATAPNQWPAAESVLSDTAKKYRLTASAVSSDGNSEQTLFKTTAEGTLGKARLVEEKAQGGSSIRIAAPAGETGIKFPAPAGGSEHNLFNLSVALPLAPEVTESVVAVDPAAERALLGSAGDFLAPLEKAPPADARDAGAVGRYLEGLFTSGISMDQLKEGPDFLGVKLKYWAPLMTQYQQAKRTGQLTSGSQAVPLIVRSGTSLDLKYNVKIEEIDDAGKVVKDVGTVSKSLGKDYLPFVSKDPFVLSWPGSTDHSSLLGNNGNFNQGLYTPAKWSTNFAGAPKYTDGDTAANGAVDKTAVPGDWVTVNRLPDKAANGAPVDQTQRDPVDERSYRDNLSTGQQQPAQPLPMVYGTFDPAAVAAASGDVNKLPLGGYDPTPFTLVKDAAGKDVPAAELKPSLSATGLASQSAGAITDYYGLAAARGYKQNAAVIDAVRVRAKAPGSWKEAQPEVEKLAAEIRDMGLDATIVAGSAREDTSIAVPGYSKDGAGKESPLGTVQQSWVRQNAADAVAGSLSGTNVTLLFLTLCGAALLTGASTVSYIRKRRSEAGTLRAMGWTQRRIRSWVLEEFGVGAVLLAAAGILLSLLSWSLPTALVCAAVVVLYCGAALFAAQQLRHRDVVDQEPQHDERLIPVDSPLTFANRQLGTNKFNTLSLAVAVGVFGAAVGGLISLLIDIPRAAGASALSGLAAASVTLPSILLALAGVAVGLVLTLVTGRFELNAKRQYLGILEAMGWNPDMLRQVRLFENALVGTVALPLGVLGALGIGLLLAPYAAIWAAVAGLVAVLCWIPIATKVVQ
- a CDS encoding ATP-binding cassette domain-containing protein encodes the protein MTNPTNVQRSRRSGSNEVPLQTRANTIVKSADHATPLEMRDITIRYGGGKGGADAVSVVEGFDLTLHAGEMHCVAGRSGSGKTSILTVGAGLTLPTSGRVFWEGDSLESMGDDEIADRRRALIGYVDQGGALIDGMSALENVLLPAVPDGEVDQRRDMAKDLLDLVGLGRRMRHRPAQLSGGERQRVAIARALILGTRVLVVDEPTASLDRASANRIISILKDTTSDGIAVLVASHDHELVRLSDTLTELI
- the metG gene encoding methionine--tRNA ligase, whose product is MTAPEKTPFYITTAITYPNGVPHIGHAYEYIATDAMARFKRLDGYDVMFLTGTDEHGMKIAQAAEKEGIAPKELVDRNVAVYKETHSALGISYDRFIRTTDADHYAASQAIWKKMEANGDIYLDKYEGWYSVRDEAFYAEDETVVKDDGVRYSKETDTEVTWTAEESYFFRLSAYQDKLLALYESHPEFGAPQYRFNEVISFVKRGLEDLSVSRTTFDWGVPVPGNDKHVMYVWVDALTNYLTGVGYPDTESEKFRKYWPADLHIIGKDISRFHAIYWPAFLMSAGLELPKRVMIHGFLNNNGVKMSKSLGNVVAPADFVARYGLDQVRFFFLREVPFGADGSYNHEAILGRMNSDLANNFGNLAQRSLSMVAKNCGAAVPEPGEFTAADTAILAQANGLLDAARAAFDKQEFSRALEAIWAVLGDTNAYFAEQAPWVLRKTDVERMNTVLYVTLEVLRIVAVLAQPVMPGATAKLLDALGQPEGGRQFAAIATPIVPGTALPAPAPVFPKFEEPAE
- a CDS encoding 3-isopropylmalate dehydrogenase is translated as MSASSIDLAVIPGDGIGPEVIAEALKVLEKAVAAEGVQLKPTHYDLGAEHWLATGETLPDHVLADLKTRDAILFGAVGAAPGDTRIPSGIIERELLLKLRFSLDHYVNLRPSRLYGTVGSPLANPGTIDFIVVREGTEGPYVGNGGTLRAGTPHEVATEVSLNTAHGVERVVRDAFRRASLRERKHVTLVHKHNVLVFAGHLWKRTVEAVAKEFPGVTHDYLHVDAATIFMVTDPSRFDVIVTDNLFGDIITDLAAAITGGIGLAASGNINMDRTAPSMFEPVHGSAPDIAGQGKADPTAAILSAALLLDHLGYAEAARRIEAAVVADVEKRDGTARSTSAVGDAIAAGL
- a CDS encoding branched-chain amino acid aminotransferase encodes the protein MTQTAHGVEFTRQPSANPKSAEERAAILANPGFGNYFTDHTAIVDYSVDADGNGGWHDARIEPYGPIVLDPSAAVFHYGQEIFEGLKAYRHADGSVWTFRPEANAARLNKSARRLALPELPAEYFLGAIRELVAADKEWVPSGDGEALYLRPFMIATEAFLGVRAAREVSFRVIASPAGNYFGGELKPVSIWISRQYARAGRGGTGDAKCGGNYAASLIAQQEAEANGCKQVLFLDQANDSAVEELGGMNVFFVMKDGSLVTPALTGTILEGVTRMSVIQVAKDMGRDVAERKITLDEWRDGVASGDIAEVFACGTAAVITPIGVLKDATEFIGSEDAKAGETTMAIREKLLGIQTGAEPDTHGWLTRLA